The following proteins are co-located in the Pseudoalteromonas ulvae UL12 genome:
- a CDS encoding DUF58 domain-containing protein, which produces MLKHKNVYVLPSRLGLAFLCFAILVFLLGSNYQNNMIIMTSYLLLSLLLVSVIQGYLNLSNTEIEYIQCRPGDVQSGFELLLSFKNLRTAQQIKLAAQWLNPVDAFDCSHSAKTIKLQFTPSKRGIYALPRIKISSSYPFGLITIWSYLVYQDSTFVYPNQRTLLNYSHTHEQPDEGDHSNQAQGSDDFDGIRTYQKGDSFSRISWKHYAKQHELVSKQFNQLGNGHVIFDFALLPDDFETRLEYLAYLLQQAQHDELIYGLTLPQRHIGANHGPEHLAECLKALSEV; this is translated from the coding sequence ATGCTTAAACATAAAAATGTTTACGTACTCCCTTCCCGTCTAGGTTTGGCTTTTTTGTGTTTTGCTATCTTAGTCTTTTTACTGGGCAGTAATTATCAAAATAATATGATTATTATGACCAGCTACCTTCTTCTATCTTTATTGTTAGTCTCTGTCATACAAGGTTATTTGAATTTATCCAATACCGAAATCGAATATATTCAATGTCGCCCTGGAGATGTGCAATCTGGTTTTGAATTGTTACTATCGTTCAAAAACTTACGTACAGCTCAACAAATCAAGTTAGCAGCGCAGTGGTTAAATCCGGTTGACGCTTTTGATTGTTCTCATAGCGCAAAGACAATAAAGCTACAATTCACACCTTCAAAAAGAGGGATATACGCCCTACCGAGAATCAAAATAAGCAGCTCGTACCCTTTTGGTTTAATCACTATTTGGAGTTACCTTGTTTATCAAGATTCCACCTTTGTTTACCCCAATCAACGAACTCTATTAAATTATTCTCATACTCATGAACAACCGGATGAAGGCGATCACAGCAATCAAGCACAAGGTAGTGATGATTTCGACGGGATCAGAACGTATCAAAAAGGTGATAGTTTTTCGCGTATCTCTTGGAAACACTATGCCAAGCAACATGAACTGGTGAGCAAACAATTTAATCAACTAGGCAATGGGCATGTTATTTTTGATTTTGCTTTGTTGCCAGATGATTTTGAAACACGCCTTGAGTATTTGGCTTATTTGCTGCAACAAGCACAGCACGATGAATTAATCTATGGGTTAACACTTCCTCAACGTCATATTGGCGCAAATCATGGCCCCGAACATTTAGCTGAATGTTTAAAAGCACTCAGTGAGGTGTAA
- the rrtA gene encoding rhombosortase — protein MLNLPIQRHYLISPLLLLLIAAIFQLLDLGTLLQYNTNQIEQGQLWRMITGHFVHSNINHLLLNSAGIALIWALHGEYYRPSFYAQLLFGLSLCISLGLFLFYPQTAIYIGLSGVLHGMIIVGAIIDTQKGHRSGYLLFFGVWGKIVFEHLQGPNLELSDLIDARVAIESHLLGAFAGSCYWLVVLLKKQKRHN, from the coding sequence ATGTTGAACCTCCCGATACAGCGCCACTACCTAATCAGCCCGTTGTTATTACTGCTTATTGCAGCGATTTTTCAGCTGCTTGATCTGGGTACTTTGTTGCAATACAACACCAACCAAATTGAACAAGGGCAATTGTGGCGGATGATTACTGGCCACTTTGTCCATTCAAATATCAACCACCTACTTTTAAACAGTGCTGGCATCGCTTTAATTTGGGCATTGCACGGTGAATACTATCGCCCCTCTTTTTATGCTCAATTATTATTCGGTTTATCTCTTTGCATTAGTTTAGGGTTATTTTTGTTTTATCCGCAAACAGCCATTTATATCGGGTTAAGTGGTGTATTGCATGGCATGATTATCGTTGGCGCTATCATAGACACACAAAAAGGTCATCGCTCGGGGTATCTGCTATTTTTTGGCGTATGGGGCAAAATCGTGTTTGAACATTTACAAGGACCTAATTTAGAGTTAAGTGATTTAATTGATGCGCGAGTGGCGATTGAATCCCATTTGTTAGGAGCATTTGCTGGCAGCTGTTATTGGCTGGTTGTTCTATTAAAGAAACAAAAACGCCACAATTAA
- a CDS encoding AAA family ATPase, protein MSSLIDNVISNLSQVIIGKEQQIKLALTCLLARGHLLIEDLPGMGKTTLSHALASSLNLSYQRIQFTSDLLPADIIGSSIFDLNDKTFSFHQGPLFNQVILADEINRAGPKTQSALLEAMEEQQVSIDGHSYPLPSPFFVIATQNPIYQAGTYPLPESQLDRFLMKISLGYPDVEAERKILLGQNVAIEQLANILEHDQFEQIQAQISHMTVSSPVIDYILAIVNYTREPGRFAMPLSPRASLALINAAKAWAFIHNRDFVTPDDIQAILPSVVQHRLSLNSHQHDLQLIEQIMTEVPVPL, encoded by the coding sequence ATGAGCTCATTGATTGATAACGTGATTAGTAATCTATCTCAAGTGATAATTGGTAAAGAACAACAAATAAAATTGGCATTAACCTGTTTGCTTGCTCGGGGTCATTTATTAATAGAAGATTTACCTGGCATGGGCAAAACCACGTTATCACATGCATTAGCGTCGTCTTTAAATTTGAGTTATCAGCGTATCCAATTCACTAGCGATTTATTACCAGCTGATATTATTGGTTCGTCGATTTTTGATTTAAATGATAAAACATTTAGCTTTCATCAAGGCCCCTTGTTTAATCAAGTTATTTTAGCGGATGAAATAAATCGTGCGGGTCCAAAAACCCAAAGTGCTTTACTCGAAGCTATGGAAGAACAGCAAGTCAGTATTGATGGCCACAGTTACCCATTACCCAGTCCGTTTTTTGTTATTGCGACACAAAATCCCATTTATCAAGCCGGTACCTACCCATTACCTGAATCTCAACTTGATCGGTTTTTAATGAAAATATCATTGGGTTATCCTGACGTTGAAGCCGAAAGAAAAATTTTGCTTGGCCAAAATGTTGCTATAGAGCAATTAGCCAATATTTTAGAACACGATCAGTTTGAACAAATACAAGCGCAAATATCGCACATGACTGTTTCAAGTCCAGTCATCGATTATATTCTTGCGATTGTTAACTATACGCGTGAGCCCGGCCGATTTGCGATGCCACTGTCGCCACGAGCGAGCCTTGCGTTAATTAATGCAGCTAAAGCTTGGGCGTTTATTCACAATCGTGATTTTGTAACTCCTGATGATATTCAGGCTATTTTGCCAAGTGTGGTGCAGCATCGTTTAAGTTTAAATAGTCATCAACACGATTTGCAGCTGATAGAGCAAATCATGACTGAAGTCCCTGTTCCTTTATAA
- a CDS encoding S9 family peptidase, producing MKNKSLVALAITASLTLTACQTTQITQATVAPSVEVINQANPNQTAEKNITLEQAMAHPDWIARSAERSYWAADSSSVFYAQKQAGSELRDIFHQPISGEQAHLVSDEKRHQIGSRSAVFNQDKSLQAYVFKGNVFVNNIKKSTLTQLTRSNERASDLQFLTTGELVYRQGNGFFAVNLTSGFTQQLVQLNLADEPKGVTEPTSYIAKEQHKLIDFVALTHKNKKQRAEQDKQLSDTNSSVFTNQFYLGKGQELVSASLSPNGQQMIVVIKAKSSWRDDSDIMPNYITQDAGIESVPARRRVADEKSSGSTVLMLDLDKKTQTALTFDTLPGFDEDVLASVKSENYARDGKTYKSERKARDINLMMDWGWSQTAIQWNAAGDQVALMLEAWDNKDRWIATVDFENARFVSQHRLHDTAWVNYTYNDYGWLADNSTLYFLSEESGYSHIYTKQLNGKPQQHTQGQFVVSNLTLDTKNNRLIYKANKKHPGIYEVYQLDLANKTSTALTELNGMTDYQLSPDSQKLLLTHSKLVSPPELFVANAEPNAPITQLTDTVTEQFKQTQLIAPKIVAVPSSHTSQPIYAKVYYPADYVPGEQGKNRKAVIFNHGAGYLQNSHLGWSGYFREFMFHSLLASEGYVVMDMDYRASKGYGRDWRTAIYRHMGKPEIEDLADGITWMVDNVNVNKDAVGTYGGSYGGFMTFMALMTRPELFQAGAALRPVSDWAHYNAPYTSNILNHPDVDPIAYERSSPIYFAQGLEDPLLINAPMVDDNVFFQDVVRLVQRFIELEKEDFETAIYPVEPHGFRQPSGWLDEYRRIYKLFKENL from the coding sequence ATGAAAAACAAATCGTTAGTCGCATTGGCCATCACCGCAAGTCTCACCCTCACCGCATGCCAAACAACACAGATCACACAAGCGACAGTGGCGCCAAGCGTCGAAGTCATTAATCAAGCCAATCCTAATCAAACAGCTGAGAAGAACATCACGTTAGAGCAAGCCATGGCGCATCCTGATTGGATTGCACGCTCGGCGGAGCGTAGCTATTGGGCGGCTGATTCAAGCTCGGTATTTTACGCTCAAAAACAAGCAGGCTCTGAGCTTCGAGATATTTTCCATCAACCTATTTCTGGTGAACAAGCGCATTTAGTTTCAGATGAAAAACGCCATCAGATTGGTAGTCGCAGTGCCGTATTCAACCAAGATAAGTCGCTTCAAGCATATGTGTTTAAGGGCAATGTATTTGTTAACAACATCAAAAAATCAACACTTACACAACTTACACGCAGTAATGAACGTGCCTCTGATTTACAGTTTTTAACTACGGGTGAGTTAGTTTATCGCCAAGGTAATGGCTTTTTTGCGGTGAATTTGACCAGTGGTTTTACCCAGCAATTAGTCCAATTAAATTTAGCTGATGAACCAAAAGGTGTCACAGAGCCCACGTCTTATATCGCCAAAGAGCAACACAAGCTGATTGATTTTGTGGCCTTAACTCATAAAAATAAAAAACAGCGTGCAGAGCAAGATAAGCAATTATCGGACACTAATTCGTCGGTATTTACCAATCAATTTTACTTAGGCAAAGGCCAAGAGCTGGTTTCTGCAAGTTTATCTCCAAACGGTCAACAAATGATTGTGGTGATCAAAGCTAAAAGTAGCTGGCGTGATGATTCAGATATTATGCCAAATTACATCACTCAAGATGCTGGGATTGAGTCTGTCCCTGCCAGACGCCGTGTTGCGGATGAAAAATCATCTGGTTCAACAGTGTTAATGCTGGATCTAGATAAAAAAACACAAACAGCACTTACTTTTGATACATTACCAGGTTTTGATGAAGACGTGCTGGCCAGTGTTAAATCTGAAAACTATGCGCGAGATGGCAAAACCTATAAAAGTGAGCGTAAAGCTCGCGATATTAATTTGATGATGGACTGGGGATGGAGCCAAACAGCCATTCAATGGAATGCTGCTGGTGATCAAGTCGCGCTGATGCTCGAAGCATGGGATAATAAAGACCGCTGGATAGCGACGGTTGATTTTGAAAACGCACGTTTTGTCTCACAACATCGTTTGCATGACACCGCATGGGTTAATTATACCTATAACGATTATGGCTGGTTAGCTGATAACTCAACTCTGTACTTCTTATCTGAAGAATCTGGATACAGCCATATTTACACCAAACAGTTAAATGGCAAACCACAACAGCATACACAAGGACAATTTGTAGTCTCTAATCTTACGTTAGATACGAAAAACAATCGTCTGATTTATAAAGCCAATAAAAAACACCCAGGTATCTATGAGGTGTATCAATTGGATTTAGCAAATAAAACGAGTACAGCACTGACCGAACTCAATGGTATGACAGATTATCAATTAAGCCCTGATAGTCAAAAACTGCTGTTAACCCATTCAAAACTTGTTTCACCTCCTGAGTTATTTGTGGCTAATGCAGAGCCTAATGCGCCGATAACACAATTAACAGACACAGTCACAGAGCAATTTAAACAAACCCAGTTAATTGCGCCAAAAATTGTTGCAGTACCATCGAGCCACACTAGCCAACCGATTTATGCAAAAGTGTACTACCCAGCAGACTATGTCCCTGGTGAGCAAGGTAAAAATCGAAAAGCTGTGATTTTTAATCATGGTGCGGGTTATTTGCAAAACTCTCATTTAGGGTGGTCTGGCTATTTTAGAGAGTTTATGTTCCATTCATTGCTCGCAAGTGAAGGGTATGTCGTAATGGACATGGATTACCGTGCATCGAAAGGTTACGGACGTGATTGGCGCACCGCTATTTATCGTCATATGGGTAAACCTGAAATTGAAGATTTAGCTGATGGTATTACGTGGATGGTTGATAACGTTAATGTCAACAAAGACGCGGTCGGCACCTATGGCGGATCTTATGGCGGGTTTATGACGTTTATGGCCTTAATGACACGTCCGGAACTCTTTCAAGCGGGGGCTGCGTTACGTCCTGTGAGTGACTGGGCCCATTACAATGCCCCTTATACCTCGAATATTTTGAATCACCCAGATGTTGATCCAATCGCGTATGAGCGAAGTTCACCTATTTATTTTGCACAAGGGCTAGAGGATCCATTATTAATTAACGCGCCTATGGTCGATGACAATGTATTCTTCCAAGATGTGGTTCGTCTTGTTCAGCGTTTTATCGAGCTTGAAAAAGAAGACTTCGAAACAGCTATTTATCCCGTTGAACCACACGGATTTCGTCAACCTTCAGGTTGGTTAGATGAATACCGTCGTATTTATAAATTGTTCAAAGAAAATCTATAG
- a CDS encoding NAD-dependent malic enzyme, translating into MNNKDTNNFLYIPHSGPKLIETPLLNKGSAFTKRERESFNLAGLLPPRFETIEEQVKRCYQQYSSFTDNLNKHIYLRAIQDNNETLYYRLVRDHLEEMMPIIYTPTVGDACEQFSDIYRSARGLFISYEDRHNIDDILRNATKGKVKVIVVTDGERILGLGDQGIGGMGIPIGKLALYTVCGGISPAYTLPMMLDVGTNNEKLLNDPMYMGARHKRISQEEYDEFLDLFINAVKRRWPNVLLQFEDFAQPNAMPLLKRYRNDICSFNDDIQGTAAITVGSLLAACRVKGQKLSDQKVVFVGAGSAGCGIAEQIISQMVFEGASDEQARSQIFMVDRFGLLTDGMEGLRDFQQALTHTPEQLSDWSYSGEYASLLDVMHCAKPQILIGVSGQPGLFTEQVIRAMHQGCEKPIIFPLSNPSKQVEAVPQDVITWTQGQAIVATGSPFEPAEYEGKTYPIPQCNNSYIFPGIGLGVIASKAKIITDEMLMVSSETLASSSPLANTGKGSLLPALTKIEELSKEIAFAVAKKAIEQGVALEISDDAIWAAINRNYWMPTYRDYKRVSI; encoded by the coding sequence ATGAATAATAAAGATACCAATAATTTTCTATATATCCCGCATTCAGGTCCTAAACTGATCGAAACGCCTTTATTGAACAAAGGCAGTGCATTTACTAAACGCGAGCGTGAAAGCTTCAACTTAGCGGGTCTGTTACCACCACGTTTTGAAACAATTGAAGAACAAGTTAAACGTTGTTATCAGCAGTATTCAAGTTTTACTGATAATCTAAATAAACATATCTATTTGCGTGCCATTCAAGATAACAATGAAACCTTGTATTACCGCTTAGTCCGCGATCATTTAGAAGAAATGATGCCAATTATTTATACGCCTACCGTGGGAGATGCGTGTGAGCAATTCTCTGATATCTACCGTAGCGCACGTGGCTTGTTTATTTCTTATGAAGATCGTCACAATATCGATGATATTTTACGTAATGCCACAAAAGGCAAAGTAAAAGTCATAGTAGTCACTGATGGTGAGCGGATCTTAGGTCTTGGCGACCAAGGGATCGGTGGAATGGGGATCCCAATTGGTAAGTTAGCGCTTTATACTGTGTGTGGTGGGATCAGCCCAGCCTATACCTTGCCTATGATGTTAGATGTCGGAACCAACAATGAAAAACTGTTGAACGACCCAATGTACATGGGCGCTCGTCATAAACGAATTAGCCAAGAAGAATATGATGAATTTTTAGATTTATTCATCAATGCAGTAAAACGTCGCTGGCCTAATGTATTACTTCAATTTGAAGACTTTGCTCAGCCTAATGCAATGCCACTGTTAAAACGTTACCGCAATGATATTTGTAGTTTTAATGATGACATTCAAGGCACTGCAGCGATAACTGTTGGTTCTTTACTTGCGGCGTGTCGCGTCAAAGGACAAAAACTCTCTGATCAAAAAGTCGTGTTTGTTGGCGCAGGCTCAGCAGGGTGTGGTATTGCGGAGCAGATCATCAGTCAAATGGTGTTTGAGGGAGCATCTGATGAACAAGCGCGTAGCCAAATTTTTATGGTTGACCGCTTTGGTTTATTAACCGATGGCATGGAAGGGCTGAGAGATTTCCAACAAGCGTTAACTCATACACCTGAGCAGCTTAGTGATTGGAGTTATAGTGGTGAATATGCGTCATTACTTGATGTTATGCACTGTGCAAAACCACAGATTTTAATTGGTGTATCTGGTCAGCCGGGTTTATTTACTGAGCAAGTCATTCGTGCCATGCACCAAGGCTGTGAAAAACCGATTATTTTCCCTTTAAGTAATCCTTCTAAACAAGTTGAAGCAGTCCCTCAAGACGTCATTACTTGGACACAAGGACAAGCGATTGTCGCAACGGGCAGTCCTTTTGAACCCGCTGAGTACGAAGGAAAAACATACCCAATTCCACAATGTAACAATAGTTATATTTTCCCAGGTATTGGTTTAGGGGTTATTGCATCTAAAGCAAAAATAATAACCGATGAAATGCTGATGGTATCAAGTGAAACATTAGCGTCATCATCACCTCTTGCCAATACAGGAAAAGGAAGTCTTTTGCCGGCTCTGACTAAAATTGAAGAATTAAGTAAAGAGATTGCTTTTGCGGTAGCGAAAAAAGCAATTGAGCAGGGGGTTGCACTGGAAATATCCGATGATGCAATTTGGGCTGCGATTAATCGTAACTACTGGATGCCGACTTACCGTGATTACAAACGAGTCAGCATTTAA
- a CDS encoding DUF2189 domain-containing protein has product MPTTNALDKHTEFARCLACNKVNTFSAFHWLALAFKDMTQAPILSLVYGLIFTIIPVIIVYSVVFTGTYLVILPATVAFALIGPAFAVGLYDVAWELEKGHTPTLSHSLKSMFRNPVGEWGFAIVLMVIMIIWMRLAALVHALYPSYANPTFEELSAFLTLGSIIGGILLVSVFAISAFTPQIMMERRVDIMTAVVSSIHAVKVNFSAMLVWSICIFVFIALGFATGAAGFIVIMPLLSYASWHAYIAIIKTKKPRGYE; this is encoded by the coding sequence ATGCCTACAACAAATGCGTTAGATAAACACACCGAATTTGCACGTTGTTTAGCGTGTAACAAAGTTAATACGTTCTCTGCTTTTCACTGGCTTGCACTTGCGTTTAAAGATATGACACAAGCTCCCATTCTTAGCCTTGTCTACGGATTAATTTTTACTATCATCCCTGTTATTATCGTTTATTCCGTAGTTTTTACAGGTACTTACCTTGTAATTTTACCCGCAACAGTCGCGTTTGCATTGATTGGACCTGCTTTCGCTGTTGGTTTATATGATGTAGCCTGGGAACTTGAAAAAGGCCACACACCGACATTATCCCATTCCCTGAAGTCAATGTTTCGTAATCCAGTAGGAGAGTGGGGTTTTGCAATTGTGCTGATGGTGATAATGATCATTTGGATGAGGCTTGCTGCATTAGTGCATGCGCTTTATCCCAGTTACGCCAATCCGACTTTTGAAGAGCTCTCCGCATTTTTAACCTTAGGTTCAATTATTGGCGGCATTCTATTGGTGTCTGTTTTTGCAATTTCAGCGTTTACTCCACAAATAATGATGGAGCGGCGCGTCGATATAATGACAGCCGTTGTGTCTTCAATTCACGCAGTGAAAGTCAATTTTTCAGCCATGCTTGTATGGTCAATCTGCATCTTTGTCTTTATTGCTTTAGGGTTTGCGACCGGGGCTGCAGGTTTTATTGTTATTATGCCTTTGCTGAGTTATGCCAGCTGGCATGCATATATCGCAATTATAAAAACGAAAAAACCCCGTGGATACGAATAA
- the ggt gene encoding gamma-glutamyltransferase — translation MPFIALSAPNLPREDREPEAKTGFEQKTTVSGKKYMVVAANPYAAKAGQAILAKGGSAIDAAVAIQAVLTLVEPQSSGIGGGAFLMHFDKAKNQLITYDGRETAPSAATSSLFLDAKTGQAVPWIKAVVGGRSVGVPGVVAAMSKAHQQHGTLSWAELFEPAIQLSQQGFTVSPRLEKLLSKKFNPGVHQIAGTKDYFFPNGEALKAGSLKKNPQLAAFYQRLAKEGAKAFYHGDNAEKIAHTVQNSAIAPGVLTVSDINQYQAKTREAVCAPYHQYKICSMGPPSSGGVAVLQILKLLEHKNIGQYQPNSKEALHYFTQASRLAFADRDVFLADPDFNSIDVTQLLTPEYLNTRSKLIKERDMGLAVAGDPAIKLTKVTDDAYELPSTSHFSIVDAQGNAASMTTSIEMAFGSTLMVNGYLLNNQLTDFALSPEKNGQPLINRVEPNKRPRSSMSPVIVFNQDGSLRLIIGSPGGSRIINYVAHTMIAVLDWQLPVQEAINLAKITNRNKVTTLEKDTELAELSEWFSEKGHTVRVADLNSGLHAIELIDGQLLGGADPRREGVALSEMSH, via the coding sequence ATGCCTTTTATCGCGCTTTCGGCGCCAAACTTGCCCAGAGAAGATCGTGAGCCAGAGGCCAAAACCGGTTTTGAACAAAAAACAACGGTTTCAGGAAAGAAGTATATGGTGGTCGCTGCCAACCCGTATGCGGCAAAAGCAGGCCAAGCCATACTAGCCAAAGGGGGCAGTGCGATTGATGCTGCGGTTGCTATTCAAGCCGTACTTACATTAGTTGAACCTCAGTCGTCTGGTATAGGTGGTGGCGCGTTCTTGATGCACTTTGATAAGGCAAAAAATCAACTGATCACTTACGATGGCAGAGAAACAGCCCCAAGCGCCGCGACATCATCATTGTTTTTAGATGCCAAAACCGGTCAAGCTGTTCCTTGGATAAAAGCGGTCGTAGGCGGGCGCTCGGTGGGAGTGCCCGGTGTGGTGGCTGCCATGAGCAAAGCCCATCAACAGCATGGTACTTTGTCTTGGGCTGAGTTATTTGAGCCGGCCATACAATTATCACAACAAGGGTTTACCGTTTCGCCGCGATTAGAGAAATTACTCAGTAAGAAATTCAACCCTGGTGTTCATCAAATAGCAGGCACAAAAGACTATTTTTTCCCAAATGGTGAAGCACTAAAAGCAGGAAGTTTGAAGAAAAACCCGCAATTAGCCGCTTTTTATCAACGTTTAGCCAAAGAAGGCGCAAAGGCTTTTTATCATGGAGATAATGCAGAAAAAATAGCTCACACTGTTCAGAATTCTGCGATTGCACCCGGTGTATTAACGGTGAGCGATATTAATCAGTATCAAGCGAAAACCCGCGAAGCGGTCTGTGCGCCATATCATCAATATAAAATTTGCTCTATGGGGCCGCCAAGCTCTGGTGGGGTTGCAGTCTTACAAATATTGAAACTCCTTGAACATAAGAACATCGGGCAATATCAACCAAATTCAAAAGAGGCATTACATTATTTTACTCAAGCATCGCGTCTTGCGTTTGCTGACAGAGATGTGTTTTTAGCGGATCCTGATTTTAACTCTATTGATGTGACACAACTTTTAACTCCAGAATATTTAAATACCCGTTCTAAACTGATTAAAGAACGGGATATGGGGCTTGCTGTAGCAGGGGATCCGGCTATCAAATTGACTAAAGTCACTGATGATGCCTATGAATTGCCTTCGACCAGTCATTTTTCAATTGTCGATGCGCAAGGTAATGCTGCTTCGATGACAACATCGATTGAGATGGCCTTTGGTTCAACGTTAATGGTCAATGGGTATCTATTAAATAATCAGTTAACCGATTTTGCGCTAAGCCCCGAAAAAAATGGCCAGCCATTAATTAATCGTGTTGAACCTAACAAGCGCCCGAGAAGTTCTATGTCTCCTGTGATTGTATTTAATCAAGACGGCAGCCTGCGTTTGATTATTGGCTCGCCTGGCGGCAGCCGAATTATCAATTACGTTGCCCATACGATGATTGCGGTACTTGATTGGCAATTACCGGTTCAAGAGGCAATTAACTTAGCCAAAATTACCAACAGAAATAAAGTCACCACCCTAGAAAAAGACACCGAGCTTGCAGAGTTAAGTGAATGGTTCAGCGAGAAAGGGCATACAGTACGCGTTGCAGATTTAAATTCTGGTTTACACGCAATTGAGCTCATAGACGGGCAATTACTTGGTGGAGCCGACCCTCGACGTGAAGGGGTGGCTTTATCAGAAATGAGCCATTAA